The following are encoded in a window of Gramella sp. MT6 genomic DNA:
- a CDS encoding DUF6268 family outer membrane beta-barrel protein → MMTMKMYKILFIFLILPFSFTAFSQQTDLVRIEYTYFPQKNSDNSFRRSRAIGAFPIRLKKEGSYLVPSLEYRNVHFKYKDPEVFDTSDLDRFQSFTVTLGYTFKMKNDWRFGAETGVKIASNFSQGHIISDDLIYTGTVLFVKTKEDPVNDDASRLILGLRYSTTAGFPFPLPIVNYYKRWDEKWSYAIGTPKSNLKYYFNSRHEMQAFVTLDGFFANIQENFDATPSNTGNDNIAENISMTIVLSGLGYEFSFTDHLKFYIYGGHTLRNDIRLRDSNQDDVYTINETNTFYGRSGIKFTIF, encoded by the coding sequence ATGATGACAATGAAGATGTATAAGATCCTATTCATTTTTCTAATTTTACCCTTCAGTTTTACTGCCTTTTCGCAACAAACAGATCTGGTAAGGATCGAGTATACCTATTTCCCGCAGAAGAATTCAGATAATTCATTTAGGAGATCCAGGGCCATCGGTGCTTTTCCCATCAGGTTAAAGAAAGAAGGATCTTACCTGGTACCTAGCCTCGAATACAGAAATGTACATTTTAAGTATAAAGATCCGGAGGTTTTTGATACCAGCGACCTGGATAGATTCCAGTCTTTTACCGTAACTCTTGGATATACCTTTAAAATGAAAAATGACTGGAGGTTTGGTGCTGAGACGGGTGTAAAGATCGCTTCCAATTTCTCTCAAGGACATATTATAAGTGATGATCTTATCTATACGGGAACAGTACTATTTGTAAAAACCAAAGAGGATCCGGTTAATGACGATGCCTCCAGATTAATATTAGGTTTAAGGTATTCTACAACCGCAGGATTTCCATTTCCGTTGCCCATTGTGAATTATTACAAGCGCTGGGATGAAAAGTGGTCTTATGCGATTGGAACTCCAAAATCCAATTTAAAGTATTATTTTAATTCGAGGCACGAGATGCAGGCCTTTGTAACCCTGGATGGATTCTTTGCGAATATTCAGGAAAATTTTGATGCAACTCCATCGAATACTGGGAATGATAATATTGCTGAAAATATTTCCATGACCATTGTTTTAAGTGGTTTGGGTTATGAATTTAGCTTTACCGATCATCTTAAATTTTATATTTACGGGGGGCACACGCTAAGAAATGACATCAGGTTGCGGGATAGCAACCAGGATGATGTCTATACGATTAACGAAACCAATACCTTTTATGGTAGAAGTGGAATAAAATTTACAATATTCTAA
- a CDS encoding mechanosensitive ion channel domain-containing protein, translated as MQQDQTAKEKVTEVIEQDIWGTIKDIWEFGYTFPIGGEPVTISVGMIVLVILAFVIASLLLRIIRSFITSKLQEEDKMKFISVFKFIKYFVYLAVILITLSSAGIDVTILLTASAALFVGLGLALQELFQDVIGGIFIILDKSLLVGDVIEMDGRVARVFEIKLRTTRALTRDDKVMIIPNHKFISDTVYNYTQNHKTTREAVKVGVSYGSDVEKVREVLLESAREQKGILKKPEPFVLFEDFGDSALLFGLHFYVSDSFVDPKVKSELRFKVNNKFRLNNITIPFPQRDVHMFYPEKRQMLEEYDDNEDV; from the coding sequence ATGCAGCAGGATCAAACAGCTAAAGAAAAAGTTACTGAAGTAATTGAACAGGATATCTGGGGTACTATTAAAGATATCTGGGAGTTTGGCTATACTTTCCCTATTGGAGGGGAGCCGGTGACCATTTCTGTTGGGATGATCGTTCTGGTAATCCTAGCTTTTGTTATTGCGAGCCTGCTTTTAAGGATCATAAGATCCTTTATTACCTCCAAGCTTCAGGAGGAGGATAAGATGAAGTTTATCAGCGTCTTTAAATTCATAAAATATTTTGTGTACCTGGCGGTAATCCTGATTACACTTAGTTCTGCAGGAATAGACGTGACTATACTTTTAACCGCGTCAGCTGCCTTATTCGTTGGTCTGGGTCTTGCCTTGCAGGAATTATTTCAGGACGTGATAGGTGGGATCTTTATTATCCTTGATAAATCATTGCTTGTAGGTGATGTAATCGAAATGGATGGACGTGTTGCCCGAGTTTTCGAAATAAAACTGAGGACGACACGCGCCCTTACCAGGGATGATAAAGTTATGATCATCCCAAATCATAAATTCATTAGTGATACCGTTTATAACTATACTCAAAATCATAAAACGACCAGGGAAGCCGTTAAAGTAGGTGTTTCTTATGGAAGCGATGTAGAAAAGGTGCGTGAGGTTCTACTGGAGAGTGCCCGGGAACAAAAGGGGATCTTAAAAAAACCAGAGCCGTTCGTGCTTTTTGAAGATTTTGGTGATTCTGCCCTATTATTCGGACTTCATTTTTATGTGTCTGATAGTTTCGTTGATCCAAAGGTAAAAAGTGAACTTAGATTTAAAGTGAATAACAAATTCAGATTGAACAATATTACCATTCCTTTCCCACAAAGAGATGTTCATATGTTCTATCCTGAAAAAAGGCAAATGTTGGAGGAATATGATGACAATGAAGATGTATAA
- a CDS encoding ABC transporter permease produces MRNLRLIINREYLARVRNKTFIVMTFLSPLIFVGMIMLIAYLSMLNSTEQKIIGIHDESGLFAGEFKDGEQVQYLDYSDKDLVSARQEVLENEYFGLIHISEVSSTFGKPEVEFFGKDTPGFGTIENIEKTISDKLTREQLIAKGIDVSEIDKARRDVSVEIQNFAGEHSSKMSNYIKMFFGGAAGYLLMMFIIIYGNMVMRSVIEEKTNRIIEIIVSSVKPFQLLLGKVLGTSLAGITQFTVWVILGTVLLLGVSSFLGIDPSNVQTPASAAINGAAQPEINQLVVDILKLPYASLLSFFVIYFIGGYFLYSAIYAAIGAAVDSETDTQQFMFPIILPLILGIYVGFFSVVENPHGTVSTIFSIIPLTSPIVMLMRIPFGVPWWEIAISISVLIATNFGVLWLSAKIYRVGILMYGKKPTYKELYKWLKY; encoded by the coding sequence ATGCGTAACCTACGGCTAATAATCAACAGGGAATATCTGGCAAGGGTTAGGAATAAAACCTTTATTGTCATGACATTTTTGAGTCCCCTCATCTTTGTTGGAATGATCATGCTTATTGCTTATTTAAGTATGCTGAACAGTACCGAGCAGAAGATCATAGGTATCCATGATGAAAGCGGATTATTCGCTGGTGAATTCAAGGATGGCGAGCAGGTGCAATATCTGGATTATTCAGATAAGGACCTTGTGTCGGCTCGGCAGGAAGTGCTTGAAAATGAGTATTTCGGGCTTATTCATATATCAGAAGTAAGCTCAACTTTCGGAAAACCTGAGGTGGAATTTTTCGGAAAGGATACTCCTGGTTTTGGTACCATTGAGAATATTGAAAAGACGATTTCAGATAAACTAACCCGTGAACAGCTTATCGCTAAAGGAATAGATGTTTCAGAAATAGATAAGGCCAGAAGGGATGTGAGCGTTGAAATTCAGAATTTCGCAGGTGAGCATAGTTCTAAGATGTCTAATTATATAAAGATGTTTTTTGGTGGTGCCGCCGGCTACCTGTTAATGATGTTCATTATTATTTATGGGAATATGGTAATGCGTAGTGTGATCGAGGAGAAAACCAACCGTATCATCGAGATCATAGTATCCTCGGTGAAACCATTTCAGTTATTGCTTGGGAAAGTCCTTGGAACTTCACTTGCCGGGATCACCCAGTTTACGGTTTGGGTAATTCTGGGGACGGTTCTGTTATTAGGCGTTTCTTCGTTTTTAGGAATAGATCCAAGTAATGTTCAAACTCCGGCTTCAGCGGCCATCAATGGTGCTGCCCAGCCAGAGATCAACCAATTGGTAGTAGATATTTTAAAATTACCCTACGCCAGTTTATTAAGCTTTTTTGTGATCTATTTTATTGGCGGGTATTTTCTGTATAGTGCAATTTATGCTGCCATAGGTGCAGCGGTAGACAGTGAGACAGATACCCAGCAATTCATGTTTCCTATTATTCTTCCACTTATCTTAGGGATCTATGTTGGTTTCTTTTCGGTGGTGGAAAATCCACATGGAACTGTTTCAACCATATTTTCAATTATACCTTTAACCTCACCAATTGTGATGTTGATGCGGATCCCTTTTGGAGTACCTTGGTGGGAAATAGCCATTTCCATATCTGTACTTATAGCGACGAATTTCGGGGTTTTATGGTTATCGGCTAAAATATACCGTGTAGGTATACTTATGTATGGTAAAAAACCTACCTATAAAGAACTGTATAAATGGCTTAAATATTAA
- a CDS encoding ATP-binding cassette domain-containing protein: MENLLVAENIYKRFGNFTALNNVSINIPKESIFGLLGPNGAGKTTLLRIINQITMPDEGKVYLDGKPLHPDDIAHIGYLPEERGLYKSMKVGEQALYLARLKGLSKAEAKERLQYWFKRLDIEAWWDKKIQELSKGMAQKVQFVITVLHRPKLLIFDEPFSGFDPVNANLIKDEILQLKNEGATILFSTHRMESVEELCDYIALIHKSNKLLDGKVSEIKKEYKSNTFEVGINAKDEVALLKELEDRFQTGPARFKSIQEDLKLSIKLKDHENSNDLIQYLLSRAQINHFVEVIPSVNDIFIKTVTQDA, translated from the coding sequence ATGGAAAATCTTTTGGTTGCGGAGAATATCTACAAACGCTTCGGAAATTTTACTGCACTCAACAATGTTTCAATAAATATCCCCAAAGAAAGTATTTTTGGACTTTTAGGTCCTAATGGGGCCGGGAAAACCACGTTGCTTCGCATAATTAACCAGATCACGATGCCGGATGAAGGTAAGGTCTATCTGGACGGTAAACCCTTGCATCCAGATGATATTGCACATATTGGATATTTGCCTGAAGAACGGGGATTATATAAATCCATGAAAGTAGGTGAGCAGGCACTTTACCTGGCACGTTTAAAAGGTTTGAGCAAAGCAGAAGCTAAAGAAAGATTGCAATACTGGTTTAAAAGACTGGATATTGAAGCCTGGTGGGATAAAAAGATCCAGGAGCTTTCAAAAGGGATGGCACAAAAGGTACAATTTGTCATAACTGTATTACATAGACCAAAACTGCTTATTTTCGATGAACCCTTCAGTGGTTTTGATCCTGTAAATGCAAATTTGATTAAAGATGAAATCCTTCAGCTTAAAAACGAAGGAGCCACGATCCTGTTTTCTACCCATAGAATGGAAAGCGTAGAGGAGTTGTGTGATTATATCGCCCTGATTCATAAATCCAATAAGTTACTTGACGGCAAGGTTTCTGAGATCAAGAAAGAATATAAATCTAATACTTTTGAAGTCGGCATCAATGCTAAAGATGAGGTAGCTTTATTAAAGGAGTTGGAAGATCGTTTTCAAACGGGTCCGGCAAGATTTAAAAGTATTCAGGAAGATCTTAAACTTAGTATCAAGCTTAAAGATCATGAGAATTCAAATGATCTTATCCAGTATTTATTGTCCCGGGCACAGATCAATCATTTTGTTGAAGTGATCCCATCAGTAAATGACATTTTTATAAAAACCGTAACTCAAGATGCGTAA
- the dnaJ gene encoding molecular chaperone DnaJ, which translates to MKEDYYEILGVSKDASVAEIKKAYRKKALKYHPDKNPGDAKAEDMFKKSAEAYEVLGNQEKRAKYDRFGHQAFEGGGFGGGGGMNMDDIFSQFGDIFGGGFGGGFSGFGGGFGGGQRRAKGSNLRIRVSLNLEEIANGCEKKIKVKRKVQAAGTTYKTCSTCNGTGQVTRVTNTILGRMQTASPCTTCGGSGQMIDKKPEGSDAQGLVMQEETVSIKIPAGVEDGMQLKVSGKGNDAPGNGIPGDLLVAIEEKEHLSLQREGDNLHYDLYISYSEAALGTSREIDTVTGKVRIKIEEGVQSGKILRLRGKGISSINGYGKGDLLVHVNVWTPKTLSREQKDFFEKMAEDENFQPNPEKSDKSFFEKVKDMFS; encoded by the coding sequence ATGAAAGAAGATTATTACGAAATATTAGGTGTTAGTAAGGACGCCTCTGTAGCCGAAATTAAGAAGGCATATAGAAAGAAGGCTTTAAAATATCATCCAGATAAAAATCCTGGTGATGCCAAAGCTGAAGATATGTTTAAAAAGTCGGCTGAGGCTTATGAAGTTTTAGGAAACCAGGAAAAGAGAGCCAAATATGATCGTTTTGGTCACCAGGCCTTTGAAGGTGGTGGCTTCGGCGGCGGAGGTGGTATGAACATGGATGACATCTTCAGCCAGTTTGGTGATATCTTTGGTGGCGGTTTTGGTGGCGGATTCTCTGGCTTCGGTGGAGGTTTTGGCGGCGGCCAGCGTCGTGCTAAAGGAAGTAACCTGAGAATTCGGGTAAGTCTTAACCTTGAAGAGATCGCCAATGGATGCGAGAAAAAGATCAAGGTTAAACGAAAAGTTCAGGCTGCAGGTACTACTTATAAAACCTGTTCTACCTGTAACGGTACCGGGCAGGTGACACGTGTGACCAACACTATACTTGGTAGAATGCAAACCGCATCGCCATGTACCACTTGTGGTGGAAGCGGCCAGATGATAGATAAAAAACCTGAAGGCTCAGATGCTCAGGGACTTGTAATGCAGGAAGAAACTGTATCTATTAAAATACCTGCAGGGGTTGAAGATGGTATGCAGTTAAAAGTTTCCGGAAAGGGTAATGACGCTCCGGGTAATGGAATTCCTGGAGATCTGCTTGTAGCTATAGAAGAAAAAGAGCATTTAAGTCTGCAAAGAGAAGGAGATAACCTACACTACGATCTATATATCAGTTATTCTGAGGCTGCTCTGGGAACTTCCAGAGAGATAGATACGGTTACAGGAAAGGTTCGTATCAAGATTGAAGAAGGAGTACAGTCTGGTAAGATATTAAGACTTCGAGGTAAAGGTATTAGTAGTATAAATGGGTATGGTAAGGGAGATTTGTTAGTTCATGTGAACGTATGGACCCCTAAAACCCTATCTAGAGAACAAAAGGATTTCTTCGAAAAGATGGCAGAAGATGAGAATTTCCAGCCAAATCCAGAAAAAAGCGATAAATCCTTCTTTGAAAAAGTTAAAGATATGTTTTCTTAG
- a CDS encoding nucleotide exchange factor GrpE has product MSRKEDKVKDDKKNIKDQVEDRIDDAIDEVEGNDENTEEQIDAREEELTEEELLKEDLQKEKDKFLRLFAEFENYKRRTSKERLELFKTANQEVMTAMLPIMDDFDRALNELKKSGDENLLTGIALIHNKLKETLKAKGLERMEVEQGSDFDSEIHEAITQVPAPSDDLKGKIVDVVEPGYKLGERIIRYPKVVTGK; this is encoded by the coding sequence ATGAGTCGAAAAGAAGATAAAGTTAAAGACGATAAAAAGAACATCAAGGACCAGGTTGAAGATAGGATCGATGATGCTATCGATGAGGTAGAGGGAAATGATGAAAATACAGAAGAACAGATAGATGCCAGAGAAGAGGAGCTTACTGAAGAAGAGCTCTTAAAAGAAGATCTTCAGAAGGAAAAGGATAAATTTCTAAGACTTTTCGCGGAGTTCGAAAATTATAAAAGACGTACTTCAAAGGAAAGGTTAGAATTGTTTAAAACTGCCAATCAGGAAGTAATGACAGCTATGCTGCCTATTATGGACGATTTTGACAGGGCTCTGAACGAATTAAAGAAATCTGGAGATGAAAACCTGCTAACAGGAATTGCTTTAATTCACAATAAACTTAAGGAAACCCTTAAAGCTAAAGGCCTGGAGAGAATGGAAGTTGAACAGGGAAGTGACTTTGATTCAGAGATACATGAGGCTATTACTCAGGTTCCTGCGCCCTCAGATGATCTTAAAGGCAAGATTGTTGATGTAGTAGAACCTGGATACAAGCTGGGAGAGAGAATCATTAGGTATCCTAAGGTTGTAACCGGAAAATAA
- a CDS encoding YceI family protein produces the protein MKRIFLNAFVIAGLGLAVTGCKNNNNEAEMTDEKEVATAEAEATEFTVVPTESTIEWQGEKPTGTHTGTIKVANGSFKANDSIIESGTFVIDMQSIEVTDLEGDQKTNLEAHLKGTVEGKEGDFFNVNEFPEATFEVTGITEEEGQSMLQGNLTIKEETKNIAFPVSISKDGENLMITSEEFTIDRTKWNVNYGSKSVFEGLGDEFIYDDVALKINLKAKKA, from the coding sequence ATGAAACGTATTTTTCTAAATGCATTTGTGATCGCAGGTCTGGGACTGGCAGTTACCGGATGTAAGAATAACAATAACGAAGCAGAAATGACCGATGAGAAAGAAGTAGCTACCGCAGAGGCGGAGGCAACTGAATTTACGGTTGTTCCTACTGAATCTACCATTGAATGGCAGGGTGAAAAACCAACAGGAACTCATACTGGTACTATTAAAGTAGCCAATGGATCATTTAAGGCTAATGACAGTATTATCGAAAGCGGAACTTTCGTGATCGATATGCAGTCAATTGAGGTTACAGACCTTGAAGGTGACCAAAAAACTAACCTGGAAGCTCACTTAAAAGGAACTGTTGAAGGTAAAGAAGGTGACTTTTTTAATGTAAACGAATTTCCTGAAGCTACTTTCGAAGTAACTGGAATTACCGAAGAAGAAGGACAGTCTATGTTACAGGGTAACCTTACTATTAAAGAGGAAACCAAAAATATCGCTTTCCCGGTAAGTATTTCTAAAGATGGTGAGAACTTAATGATCACCAGTGAAGAATTTACTATTGACCGTACAAAGTGGAATGTGAACTACGGTTCTAAATCTGTATTTGAAGGTCTTGGTGACGAATTCATCTATGATGATGTTGCCTTGAAAATAAACCTGAAAGCTAAAAAGGCTTAA
- a CDS encoding TIGR01777 family oxidoreductase, with the protein MRVLITGATGLIGTELTRLCREKGIKVNYLTTSKSKIEKEEDYQGFFWDPNNKEIETGCLDGVHTIVHLAGASIAEPWSDSYKRKIIKSRTETADLLFRTLEKTSHHVENFISASAIGVYPSSLEKLYFEDNEQVADNFVGEVVRKWEAAADQFESLGIDVAKIRVGLVLAEDGGMLEKIKKPISLNMGAALGSGKQWQSWIHLKDLAGIFLFAIENQLTGVYNAVAPNPVTNKELTKELAAKMGKSIWLPNVPKFALKTLLGEMSEIVLSSQLVSCKKIEQVGYNFEYTNLSRALGDLT; encoded by the coding sequence ATGCGGGTATTGATCACAGGTGCTACAGGACTTATTGGAACGGAGTTGACTAGATTATGCCGTGAAAAAGGAATAAAGGTAAATTATCTCACCACCAGTAAATCTAAAATTGAGAAAGAAGAAGATTATCAGGGATTTTTCTGGGATCCCAACAATAAAGAGATAGAAACTGGATGTCTGGATGGCGTTCATACCATTGTGCATCTTGCCGGAGCCAGTATAGCAGAACCCTGGTCTGATTCTTACAAAAGAAAGATCATTAAAAGCCGCACAGAAACCGCCGATTTACTTTTCAGAACTTTAGAGAAAACCTCTCACCATGTAGAGAATTTTATTTCTGCCAGTGCTATTGGCGTTTATCCTAGCAGTCTGGAAAAACTTTATTTCGAGGATAACGAGCAGGTAGCCGATAATTTTGTGGGTGAGGTGGTTCGGAAATGGGAGGCAGCAGCAGACCAATTTGAAAGTTTAGGCATCGATGTCGCTAAAATAAGAGTAGGATTGGTGCTTGCGGAAGATGGTGGTATGCTGGAGAAGATCAAGAAACCAATTTCTCTGAATATGGGGGCAGCGCTGGGTAGTGGTAAACAATGGCAATCCTGGATACATCTTAAAGACCTTGCCGGGATATTCCTGTTTGCGATCGAGAATCAATTAACCGGAGTCTACAACGCCGTTGCTCCAAACCCTGTCACCAATAAAGAATTGACCAAAGAACTGGCGGCCAAAATGGGAAAATCTATCTGGCTTCCAAATGTTCCAAAATTCGCTTTAAAGACCTTGCTTGGTGAAATGTCTGAAATTGTTCTTTCCAGTCAGTTAGTTAGCTGCAAAAAAATTGAACAGGTGGGATATAACTTTGAATATACCAATCTTTCCAGGGCGCTAGGAGATCTTACATAA
- the mnmD gene encoding tRNA (5-methylaminomethyl-2-thiouridine)(34)-methyltransferase MnmD has product MERKIIKTEDGSVTIHLPEWNEQYHSKHGAVQEARHVFLKMGLFYHLETFNPSEISILEIGFGTGLNAFLTMIEAERLKQKIEYTGVEAYPVSAEEVLQLNYPEACQAEECQSEFSEMHTIPWEERSEVTKYFSLNKLEKKFDEIEDIELYDLIYFDAFGARVQPELWTEEIFSIMFKALKENGVLVTYAAKGSVRRAMLANGFLVEKLPGPPGKREMLRAVKKLDESS; this is encoded by the coding sequence TTGGAAAGAAAGATCATTAAGACTGAAGACGGTTCGGTAACCATTCATTTACCGGAATGGAATGAACAATATCATTCTAAACATGGAGCTGTGCAGGAAGCGAGGCACGTTTTCCTGAAAATGGGTTTGTTTTATCATCTAGAAACTTTTAATCCTTCAGAGATTTCAATATTAGAGATTGGATTTGGAACGGGACTCAATGCATTTCTCACAATGATTGAGGCGGAACGTTTAAAACAGAAGATCGAATACACCGGAGTGGAGGCTTATCCAGTTTCGGCTGAAGAAGTCTTGCAGCTTAACTATCCTGAAGCGTGTCAGGCGGAAGAGTGTCAGTCCGAATTTAGCGAAATGCATACCATACCGTGGGAGGAAAGATCTGAAGTCACAAAATATTTCAGTTTAAATAAACTTGAAAAAAAGTTTGATGAAATAGAAGATATTGAGCTTTATGACCTCATTTACTTTGATGCTTTTGGAGCTCGAGTTCAGCCTGAACTATGGACAGAGGAAATTTTTTCTATTATGTTCAAAGCCTTAAAAGAAAATGGAGTTCTCGTTACATATGCGGCAAAAGGCAGCGTGAGAAGAGCTATGCTCGCTAACGGTTTTCTGGTAGAAAAACTTCCCGGACCTCCCGGAAAAAGAGAAATGTTAAGGGCTGTTAAAAAATTGGATGAAAGCAGTTAA
- a CDS encoding DUF4920 domain-containing protein, translated as MRMYFILAICVLGFTACRDHETKQQNDLALANIEQQDYKSFGEEISPVSSLTAREMKEKYQALAAGDTITAKFSTTVNSVCKMKGCWMTLDLPDTDEDPMVKFKDYGFFVPKDIEGKQVIVEGIAFMEETSVEDQKHFAKDAGKSKKEIEAISRPSRAPGFLAHGVLIKQ; from the coding sequence ATGAGAATGTATTTTATACTCGCTATATGCGTGCTGGGTTTTACTGCCTGTAGAGATCATGAGACAAAGCAGCAAAACGATTTAGCCTTAGCTAATATTGAACAACAGGATTATAAAAGTTTTGGAGAAGAGATCTCACCTGTCAGCAGTTTAACTGCCCGGGAAATGAAAGAAAAATACCAGGCACTTGCTGCCGGCGATACTATTACTGCCAAATTTTCTACTACTGTAAATAGTGTTTGTAAAATGAAGGGATGTTGGATGACTCTTGATCTCCCAGATACTGATGAAGATCCAATGGTGAAATTCAAGGATTATGGGTTTTTTGTTCCTAAGGATATTGAAGGGAAGCAAGTGATCGTCGAAGGAATTGCCTTTATGGAAGAAACATCTGTAGAAGACCAGAAGCACTTTGCGAAAGATGCTGGTAAATCCAAAAAAGAGATCGAAGCTATTTCAAGACCATCAAGAGCTCCAGGCTTCCTGGCCCATGGGGTACTAATAAAACAATAG
- a CDS encoding branched-chain amino acid aminotransferase: MKNLTSMIDIQRSPNSKIKDTNFDNLVFGQVFTDHMMECDFKDGEWQTPVIKPYGPLSLEPSARVFHYGQAVFEGMKAYKDKDDTIWLFRPDQNFERINKSSKRLAIPEFPKEYFFTALEELLKLEKDWIKKGFGNSLYIRPFVIATEAGVSASAAKEYKFMIICSPAQAYYSGEVRVKFSEKFSRAADGGVGFAKAAGNYGAQFYPTNLAKEEGFQQIIWTDANSHDYLEEAGTMNIFFRIGDKLITAPTNDRILDGVTRKSVLTLAEEFNIDTEVRRVSVQEIIEAAENGELKEMFGSGTATVINPIVGFGHKDKKFELPKIEDSYAKFFKDKLMKIQYNEAEDKFGWRYEVK, encoded by the coding sequence ATGAAAAATCTCACATCAATGATAGATATACAAAGATCTCCCAATTCTAAAATTAAAGATACCAATTTTGATAATCTCGTATTCGGGCAGGTTTTTACAGATCATATGATGGAGTGTGATTTTAAAGATGGGGAATGGCAAACACCAGTAATTAAACCATATGGTCCTCTATCTTTAGAACCGTCTGCGAGAGTTTTCCATTATGGACAGGCTGTATTTGAAGGCATGAAGGCCTATAAAGACAAAGATGACACAATCTGGCTATTTAGACCAGACCAGAACTTTGAAAGAATCAATAAATCTAGCAAACGTCTTGCTATTCCTGAATTCCCTAAAGAGTATTTTTTCACTGCACTGGAAGAACTTTTAAAGCTGGAGAAAGACTGGATCAAAAAGGGATTTGGAAATAGCTTATACATACGTCCATTCGTAATAGCTACTGAAGCTGGAGTTTCAGCTTCTGCTGCCAAAGAATATAAATTCATGATCATTTGCTCCCCGGCACAGGCATATTATAGCGGTGAGGTTAGAGTGAAATTTTCAGAAAAATTTAGCCGTGCGGCAGATGGCGGAGTTGGATTTGCCAAGGCCGCAGGAAATTATGGCGCACAATTTTATCCTACTAATCTAGCCAAGGAAGAAGGCTTCCAGCAGATCATCTGGACAGATGCCAATTCTCATGATTACCTTGAGGAAGCAGGAACAATGAATATTTTCTTCAGAATAGGAGATAAATTGATCACTGCTCCTACTAATGACAGGATACTTGACGGGGTTACCAGAAAAAGTGTTTTAACCTTAGCTGAAGAGTTCAATATTGATACTGAAGTTCGCCGGGTTAGCGTTCAGGAAATTATTGAGGCGGCTGAAAATGGTGAATTGAAAGAAATGTTTGGATCTGGTACTGCTACAGTAATTAACCCAATTGTTGGTTTCGGCCATAAGGATAAGAAATTCGAACTACCAAAAATAGAGGATTCCTACGCTAAATTCTTCAAGGACAAACTAATGAAGATTCAATATAATGAAGCTGAAGATAAATTTGGCTGGAGATACGAAGTAAAATAA